The genomic segment TGGCTGGGTGCCGGAGTCGGCGCTGTGTCGCTGCTTCTGGGGCTCTGGGTCATCTCACCGCCGAATGATGATCGACGGACGATGAATCTCGACGTCATCGGGGCATTCATCGTGGCCGTCGGGCTCGTCCTCGTTCTGATTCCGCTCGACAAAGCAGTCGACTGGGGCTGGACCTCCGCACCTGTGCTGGCGATGTTCGCCTCCGGTATCGGTTTGCTCGCTGTCTGGACCTTTCACGAGTTGCGTACACGGGATCCGCTCGTCGACCTACGTCTCTTGAGGCACCGAGCCGTGCTCACGGCCAACCTCGCAGGCCTTCTAATGGGCCTGACGATGTACATCTTGATGGTCGTGATTGTGCAGTTCGTCCAGCTCGACTCTTTTGGACTCGGGGAGACGATCTTCATCGCGGGACTGACCCTGGTGCCGATGTCGGTCCTCAGTGGGGTCATGAGCTTCGCGCTCCCCCGCCTTCAATCGCGCTTCAGTATCCGTGCTGTCATGTCGAGTGGCGCCATCTCGGTCGCGCTGGGCGCTCTGATGTTTGGGCTCACCGCCACAGCGCTCTGGCAGGTACTCGTATGTATGGCGCTTGTTGGCATCGGTATTGGCACGACCTTCGCAGCGCTCCCGGGACTCATCGTCCTCGCTGTGCCAGCCGAGGAGACCGGCAGCGCAATGGGCTTCTATCAGGTCTCGCGCTTCTTCGGCTTTGCGCTGGGCAGCGGTCTCGCAGTGACCTTGCTTCGGGCACTCGGCGACGGTGGCGAACCCACGCTCGAGTCGTACAAGTCGACCGCACTACTCATCGTCGGACTAGGTGTCGCGACGGCGTTGGTCACGTGGTTCCTGCCCGGCCGTCCATCGGCGGCTCAGCGAGACGTCGACGCCAGATTCCAGGTTGAGGACGGCATGCTCGCGTCGGCGGGCCTTGAAGATGGCGACAGACCGGCTACTACTTCTTCCTGAACTTCGCGGTGAGCCGCGCTCCGAGCAATCCACCAACGACTGCACCGATCACGACGCCGACAATCACAGTTCCGGATCCGTCAAAGAGCCAGTTCATCGGATTCCCCCTTAGAGCAGCACGCCGAGCAATGCGTCGATTGCCGCTCGAGCGGTGTTGCCAGCGATCGGGTCATCTCCCGATCCTGAAGCCCAGGTGTCGATAGCCGCAAGTGCTGCAGGGGCGTCGAGGTCGTTGGTCATCGCTGACCTGATCTCGGCAACAAGGGCTTCACCGGACGGTGCAGTGGCGCGCTCGACGGCGGTTCGCCAAGCAGTGAGTCGCTCTTCGGCTTCGCCGATCTCGCCTCCGAACCATTCCCAATCACTCCGGTAGTGGTGTGCGAGCAGTGCGAGGCGGATGGCCATGGGATCACGGCCCTCTGCGCGGAGCTTGGAGACGAGGACCAGGTTGCCCTTGGACTTCGACATCTTCTCGCCCTCAAAGCCGACCATTCCGGCGTGGACGTACGCCCGAGCGAACGGCTCATGGGTGGCAACTGATGCCTCAGAGGCTGACATCTCGTGGTGCGGGAAGACGAGGTCAGAGCCACCGCCCTGTACGTCGAACGCCGTACCGAGGTTCTCCAGAGCAATTGCCGCGCACTCGATGTGCCAGCCGGGACGACCTTTGCCGAGGCGGGTGTCCCACGACGGTTCGCCCGGACGTTCGGCGAGCCACAGGAGACAGTCCAGGGGATGCTTCTTGCCAGCGCGCTCAGGGTCTCCCCCGCGTTCAGGGAAGATCCGCAGCATCGTTTCTTCGTCGAAGCCCGAGACCGTGCCGAAGTCGGCATCCGCGTGAACGTCGAAGTAGAGGTCGTCATCGACTCGATACACGGCACCAGCCTCATCGAGCTTGTCGATCAGGTCGACTACGAGGTCGATCGACTCGACGGCGCCGACGTATGCAGCGGGTGCCAAGATGCGAAGCGCCGTCATGTCGTCACGGAACAGCTGGGTCTCGCGTTCTGCGAGCTCCACCCAGTCAACGCCGGTGGCCGTCGCCCTCTCAAGCAGTGGGTCATCGACGTCCGTGACGTTCTGCGTGTAAGTCACGTCGAGCCCACGATCGAGCCATGCGCGTTGCAGCAGATCAAAAGCCAGGTACGTCGAAGCGTGGCCCAGGTGCGTGGCGTCGTACGGCGTGATGCCGCAGACATACAGCCGGGCACTGCCCTCCGGGTCACTCGATGCGAGGCCGTTGCTCGCTGTGTCGTGGACCTGGACGGCCGGACCGTGCCCGAACCCGAGATCGCCGAGTGACGGGACCGCGGGTGACGTCCAGCTACGCATAGGTCGAGCGTATCGGGAGGACACATACGGCATGTCGACGGCTGGACTGAGGTAGGCGGTGCAGAATGACGACGTGATCATTGACTGCGCCGTCTACCGAGACGGTGTCCGCGAATCGACCGAGCACGACACTGGCGCGCTGGAAGCCGCCATCGCCGGCCTTGGTGACGACGACTTCCTGTGGATTGGTGTCGGCAACCCCAGGACTGACGAGCTGGAACGCGTGGCGGGAACGCTCGGGCTGCACCCGCTTGCGGTAGAGGATGCGCTTGAAGCGCACCAGCGGCCCAAGGTCGAGCGCTATCCCGATCACATCTTCATGACGCTGCGCACCGTCTCCTACAGCGACGACGACATCACGACACATGAGGTCAACATCTTCATGGGCGCCAACTTCTTGCTGACCGTGCGACACGGTGGACCGGATCTCAAGGACGCTCGCAAGGCTGCGGAGACGATGATCGAACCGCTCTCCCACGGCCCAACGGCAGCTCTGCACGCCGTTGTGGACTCAATCGTGGACCGATACGAAGATGTCGCTGCCGAGCTCGAGAAGGACGTTGAGGAAGTCGAGACGTCGGTCTTCTCGAACGAGTTCTCCAACGACTCAAGCCGCATCTACCGGCTCAAGCGCGAGACCCTCGAGTTCCGGCGGGCCGTGATGCCGCTTCGAGATCCGGTGGAGCGCTTCGCCACAACATCCATGCCTGAGGATGCGCGACCGTACTTCCGCGATATTGCTGACCATCTTGCACGAGCTGCTGAAGCAATCGAGTCGATCGACAAGCTGCTCGACAATGCGCTCAACGCCCACCTGGCGCAGCTGAGCGTCCAGCAGAACGAGGACATGCGCAAGCTGACCGCGGGCGCCACGATCTTCGCCGTACCGACCGCAATTGCAGGGATCTATGGCATGAACTTCGTTCACATGCCAGAGCTCGAATGGTCCTTCGGCTACCCGATGGTCATCGTTGCCATCGCCGGAATCTGCAGCTACATCTACTGGCGCTTCAAGCGCTCCGGCTGGCTCTAGCTGACGGTGGTGCTGGCGCCGATCACGCCAGCCGCCACGAGTGTGAGTACCAGCGCGCCTAGCGCGATGCGATAGGCGACGAACGGCGCGTACGAACGTGTGCTCACGTACTTCAGCAGCCAGTGGATGACCGCGAGGCCGACCACGAACGAGACAACGGTGCCGACGATGGTCGGGCCGACGCCGTAGTCGTTCTCGCCACCGATGTCCTTGAGCTTGAAGATGCCCGCTCCGACCACTGCTGGGATGGCCAGGAGGAATGCGTAGCGAGTCGCGGCGGCGCGTTCGTAGCCGAGGAACAACCCCATGCTGATGGTGGCTCCCGAGCGAGACACACCCGGCACGAGCGCGCCAGCCTGGGCGAAGCCGAGCAGGATCGCGTGGCGCATCGTGAGGTTTTCGATCGGGCGGCTCTTGCGCCCGACGCGCTCAGCGATGCCGAGAACAATTCCGAGCACGACCAACGTGCTGCCGATGACCCACAGGTTGCGGAACTCGCGATCAATCAGGTCCTGGAGCGCGATGCCAAGGGCGACGATCGGCATGGAGCCGATGATGATGAACCAGCCCATCCGCCATTCCGGCGCTTCGCGGGCGACGTGCGAGAACACGCCGCGAACCCACCCTGACCCGATGGTCCAGATGTCCTTCCAGAAGTAGAGGACGACGGCCAGCTCGGTGCCGATCTGGATCACCGCCGTGTATGCCGCGCCCGGATCGTCCCAGCCAAAGAACTTCGGGAAGATCGCGAGGTGTGCGCTGCTGGAGATGGGAAGGAATTCGGTCAGGCCCTGAATGACACCCAGAACCACGGCACGGAGAAAGTCCACCGTGCGAGCCTACCGGCGACTCAAGCGCTCCCGGACTAGCGTTGCGTGCATGCAGTATCGCCGCGTTGGTCGCTCGGGCCTCGAGGTCTCGCGGCTCGCCCTTGGCACGATGTCGTGGGGTGCAGCGGTCGACGCCTACGAGGCCGAGGACCAGCTCAAGACGTTCCTCGACGCCGGCGGCACTCTCGTTGATACCGCACCGATTTATGGCGACGGCAACTGCGAAGAACTCCTCGGCACCTTGCTGACCAAGACAGGCGTACGCGATCGCATCGTGCTGGCTGGCAAGGCAGCACTGGTCCATCGCAATGGCGAGGTCGAGCGTGACGCATCTCGCAAGACGTTGCTCGAACAGCTTGACCTGTCACTTCGTCAGCTCGGCACTGACCATCTCGACCTCTGGCAGATCCATCGCTGGGACGAACGCACGCCGATCGAAGAGACGCTCTCGACGCTGGAGCAGGTCGTTCGTAGCGGCAAGGTCACGTACGTCGGTATCTCTAACTTCACCGGCTGGCAGACGTCACTGGCTCATACGTGGCTCGCGAGCCGGCCAGATGGCTTGCCGATCGTCAGCACCCAGATGGAGTACTCGCTGCTACACCGCGAACCCGAGGCCGAGGTGTTCGCTGCGGCTGAGCATCACGGCATGGGCGTCCTCGCGTGGTCTCCACTTGGACGAGGCGTACTCACGGGCAAGTACCGCGCTGGCATTCCTGCCGACTCTCGTGCTGCTGATCCAGGGTGGGGCGACTTCGTCTCGCGCTACCTGACTCCCGCCAAGTCAGCAGTAGTCGAGGCGGCGGCGCGTGCCTCGGAGGGTCTCGGCGTCACGGTCGCGCACGTCTCACTGTCATGGCTGCTGGCCCGTCCAGGCGTTGCCTCGGCCATTGTCGGCGCGCGTACGACCGCGCAGTTGCAGGAAAGTCTCGCCTCTGAGGAGCTCGACCTTCCACCCGAAATCGTTCAGGCACTCGACGACGTGTCGGGAGTCTCTCGCTAGTCAGATTGATGGGAAGGGCACAGATGATCGAGTACGAGTTCTGGAACCTGGTAATCCCGCGCACGCAGTCACGCCAAGCGGTGTGTCGCCTGCTGACAGACGCGGCGGAGTATCACGGCTGGGAACTCGAACGGTTGCGCAAAGACGGCTCTGGCGAACGCACGATCGTGCTGCGCCGCAAGATCATGCGTATGCGCAGCACGCTCTAGATCAAGTTCAAGAACTCGTCGAACACCTTCGAGCCGAACTCCAGCGCGTCCACTGGCACCCGCTCGTCGACTCCATGAAACAGCGCCGTGAAGTCGAGGTCACCAGGCAGGCGGAGCGGCGTGAACCCGTACGACGTGATGCCGAGCTTGTGCCAGGCCTTGGCGTCGGTTCCTCCTGACATCAGGAACGGGGCAATGTGCGCCTCGGGATCCTGGCTGTGAAGTGCGACCGTCATGGCATCGACCAGATCGCCCTCGAAGGCGTACTCGAGTGCGGCTTCGTTGATGTAGGACTCGACCGTGATCGAGTCACCCACAATCCCCTGGACGGTCGGGATGAACGTGTCTGCGTGTCCGGGCAAGTAGCGGCCGTCAACGTACGCGACAGCTTCGCCAGGAATCACGTTGTGCTTGTAGCCCGCCTGCAGCATCGTCGCGTTGGTTGTGTTGCGGATCCCGGCGCCGATCATCCGGACGGCAGGGCCGAAGTGCTCAATCAGCTCGTCAGGCGTGCCGTCGGAGCCGGTCAGCTCGCGAACCTTGGTCAGAAGGAGCTGCATCGACGGTCCGGGCTCTGCCGGCCACTCGTGAGCGCCGAGGGCGAGGAGGCCGCTGGCGAGGTGTGTGATGGCGTTGTCGGTGTTGCGCATCGAGCCATGGCCGGCAGTGCCTTGCGAGCGCAAACGCATCCAGCCGAGGCCCTTTTCGCCGGACTCGATCAGGTAAAGGCGCTGGCCGCCGATCTCGGTGGAGAATCCGCCCACCTCGCCGATTGCCTCGGTGCAGCCTTCGAACAGTCCAGGGTGCTCTTCGACGAGCCAGTGCGCACCGAGGAGTCCCCCAGCCTCTTCGTCGGCTGTGAACACCAGGGTGATGGGGCGGTCGGGGATTGCGCCAGCGCGTTGGCGCGCACGAACGACCGACAGCAGCATCGCGTCGAAGTCCTTCATGTCGACCGCACCGCGGCCGAACAAGTAGCCGTCTACGACCTCGGCAGCGAACGGGTCGACCGACCAGTCGTCAGCCTGTGCCGGTACGACATCGAGGTGACCGTGAATCAGCAGACCCGGCTTGGGCGAATCCTGATTGCCCCAGCGCGCGACAAGGCTGGCGCGGCCGGATTCGGACTCGAAGATCTCCGACTCAATCCCCACTTCAGCGAGGGAGGCGGCGACGTATTCGGCAGCCTTTCGCTCCCCCGGACCGGAGTCATCGCCGAAGTTCGAGGTGTCGATCCTGATCAGGTCTCGACAGATCTCGAGTACTTCAGTTTCCGGTGTGTACCCCATGAGCCGATCGTACGTCGCTATGACCGTCCGTCATGAGAGCAGTCCGTCCATCACCCGGCTGAACAACCTTGCGCTCGATCTCCGGACCAGCCAGTCGAATATGCGCGGGACTCCGGTGACCCTGATCTCCTCACGCCACGTGACTCGGCTTCCTTCGCCGTTCGGGACGACCGAGAGCTCGGCCCATCCTTTGACGATCCGACCACGCTTCTCCAATCGACAGAACGACGGCTCGTTCCATGTCACGACATCCATCGGATCGTCGAATCCGATCGGTCCAACGCCGGTACGGGCGACGAATCCGTCTGCAGTCCTTGTCACCTTGGTCAGCGGCACGAATCGTCCGTGAGCAGGCCAGTCAGTGACCCTGCGCCACGCTTCTTCGGCGCTGAGGCGTACCTCGCGAACAATCTCTATCTCGGCCACGGCACGATGGTAGGCATGCGCACCATGCCGTTCACCTCGATCGACGACGTCAAGGCCAAGTTGGCCGCTGCTGACTACCTGGCGTCGGATGCTGTTGCGACGACAGTTTTCCTCGCGAGCGAGCTCGGCAAGCCGCTGCTTGTCGAGGGCCCGGCCGGCGTCGGCAAGACCGAGCTTTCCCGCGCTGTTGCTGATGCCTGCGGCGCCGATCTCGTACGTCTGCAGTGCTACGAAGGCGTCGACGAGGCGCGTGCACTGTACGAGTGGAACCACGCCAAACAGCTTCTGCGCATCACCGCCGGTCGTGAAGAGACCTGGGATGAGGCGCGCAGCGACATCTTCAGCGAAGAGTTCCTGCTCCCCCGCCCGCTGCTGACGGCAATCCGCAACGACGGCCCGACCGTTTTGCTGATCGACGAGACCGACAAGGCCGACGTCGAGATCGAAGGACTGTTGCTCGAGGTCCTCGGCGAATTCCAGGTGACCATTCCGGAGCTCGGAACCATCAAGGCTGAGCATCGCCCATTCGTCGTACTCACCTCCAACGCCACTCGCGAGCTGTCGGAGGCTCTGCGTCGCCGCTGCCTGTTCCTGCACATCGATTTCCCTGATCCGGAGCTCGAGCAGCAGATCATCCGGCTCAAGGTGCCTGAGCTCGACAGCACCCTCGGTGACTCCCTGATCCGCGTCATCAACGCCCTGCGCGCCATGCCGTTGCGCAAGGCCCCATCGGTCTCCGAGTCGATTGACTGGGCTCGGACACTGGTCGCCCTCGGTGCCGACATCCTCGATGACGATGTCGTACGCGAGAGCCTCGGCGTGATCCTCAAGCACCAGGACGACCTCGACAAGGCGACTGAACGGCTGAACCTCGACGAGGTGCTCGGAGCGTTATGACCGAGACGCCGGTCGCCCAGGACCTCGCCGGGAGGCTCGTCGAGTTCGTTGGCGCGCTTCGGAGCAAGGGCATCCCGGCTGGCACCAGCGAGACGGTCGACGCCGCCGCAGTCATCGACGTTCTCGGTATGAGCGATCGATCGCTCCTGCGCGAGGGTCTCGCATCTGCACTCGTGCGTCGCGGGGGTCAGCGCGACGTGTTCGACATGACCTTCGACCTCTACTTCCCGGCCGGCGTGGGAGCATCCCAGGCTGCGCGCGAGATGGATGAGGATTTCGACATCGATGACCTCCGGGATCTGCTCGCCATGGCGCTCGCAGAGAACGATCTGCGGACCCTCGAACAAGTCGCCGAGATCGCTGTGGACCTGCTTGGTCGCGTTGGTGAGAACGGACCGACCGGCGGCTGGTCCGCGTACCAAACACTCGAACGGCTCCGCCCTCAGACGTTGCTCGTACAGGCCATCGGCCAACGCGGCATGGGTGGTGGCAGCGGTCCCGGTCAAGGCCTGGGACAGGGCGGCGACTTCACCGAGCGACTCGAGCGCGATGAGGTGCGGCAGAACATCGATCGGTTCCGCGCAATGGTTGCCAGCGAAGCCCGTCGTCGCACCGCCGAGCTTCGTGGTCGCGATGTGGTGACTCGGCACGCCGTACGCGTCGGTTCCGACCGGATCGACTTCCTCAGCGCCAACCGACAGCAGCTAGAAGAGCTGGGTCGAACCGTACGTCCGCTCGCCCGCAAGCTGGCAACTCGATTGGCGGCACGGCGACGCAAGGCGCACCGCGGGCGTATCGACATCCGTCGGACCCTGCGCCGCTCGATGGGCACCGGTGGCGTACCAATGCACCCGGTCGTCGCCAAACCGCATCCTGCTCGTCCCGAGCTCGTGCTTCTGTGCGACGTTTCGGGCTCGGTATCTGGGTTCTCGCAGTTCACGATGCACCTGGTCCAGGCGATGAGCGGCCAGTTCAGCAAGATCCGAGTGTTCGCGTTCATCAACGCCATGGCTGAAGTCACCGACATGGTGAAGGAAGACTCAGACGATCTCGCGGCACGTATCGGTCGCGAAGCACGGATCACGAAGTGGCACACCAGCAGCGACTACGGCGAGGCGTTTGCCGACTTCCACGCCGAACACATGACGGCGATCGGTCCACGCACCGCAGTGCTGATCCTCGGCGACGCGCGCAACAACAACCAGGACCCCAATCTCGAGGCACTCCACGAGATCAGCCAGCGCGCTCGCCGTACGTTCTGGCTCAACCCCGAGCACTCCATGCGCTGGGGACTCGGTGACTCAATCGCACCGACCTACGCCGACATCGTCGAGATGCACGAGGTGTGCAACGTCGACCAGCTGACGAAGTTCGTCACCCGTCTCCTGCCCGTTTAGGCCGGTGCCGGAACTCCGGACTCGTTGGGGATGTCGTCCTTCTTGGCGTTGATGAATCCCACTGCAAACACCAGCGCAACCACCAACATCATCGAGCCCCAGAAGAACGCCACGTGATAGCCGTGGATCAGCGCGTCGCCGGTGACCTTTGCCGGATCAGCGTTCGGGGCGAGATTGTCGGCGAGGAATCCGGTCACCGCTCCTGCGTAGAGCGTGTTGAGCAGCGCTACGCCTAGCGATCCACCCACCTGCTGTGAGGTGTTGAGCAAGGCGCTCGCGACACCCGCGTCGTGCTCTCCGACTCCGATCAGCGCAGTGCTCGACGCTGGGATGAACACGCAGGCCATGCCAATGCTCATGAACAACAGCGACGGCAGGACGTAGGTCCAGTAGTTGGTGTCGAGGTCGATCTGGGTCAGCATCAGCATGCCGATCACGGCCGAGATCAGACCGGCCACCATGATCGGCTTGGGACCGATCTTCGGCAGCAAATTGGCGACCACACCGGCGGTACCGATGATGCCGATGCTGAACGGCAGGAACGCGAATCCACCCTTGATGGGGCTGTAGCCCAGCGTGATCTGGAAGTAGAACGTCAGGAACAGGAACATCGCGAACAGGCCGGCACCGATGAACAGGAACACCAGGTAGGAACCGCCGCGATTGCGATCGAGGGCCACCTTCATGGGCAGCAATGGAGTCGAGGTGCGGAGCTCCCACAGCACAAAGGCGATCAACAGCACGACACCAACACCTAGGAAGGTGAGCGTTGACGAGTCGGTCCATCCGAGCACCTCAGTGCTTCGGGTATCGGGGAACTTGAGCTTGGCCGCCTCGGTGAAGCCATAGACGAGCGACACCAGTCCGAGGGTCACCAGGATCGCGCCTGGAATGTCGTACTTGGTGTTGCCGTGAGCCTTGCTCTCCTTGACGTAGAGCACCGCTGCAGCCGCCGTGGCGAGGGCAATGGGAACGTTGACGCCCAAGCACCAGCGCCATGAGGCGTATTCGGTCAGCGAGCCGCCCAGGATCAGGCCAATTGCGGCTCCACCACCGGACACGGCTCCGTACGCGCCGAACGCCTTGGCCCGCTCCGTGGTCTCCGTGAACGTGACGGATATCAGCGAGAGCGCAGCAGGGGCCATGAGCGCAGCGAAGGTTCCTTGCAGGCCGCGCGCGGCGTAGAGCAGCCCTGCGGTCGATGCGATGCCACCCAGAGCCGATGCGGCGGCAAAGCCGAGGAGGCCGACGATGAACGTTCGTTTGCGCCCCATGTAGTCGGCGATGCGTCCGCCAAGCAGCAGGAAGCCGCCGAACGTC from the Aeromicrobium panaciterrae genome contains:
- a CDS encoding MFS transporter codes for the protein MTKFRDRMSVPALMFVGAVNAIISSLGAPLLPQIAKDLDASISSTQWALTSTIVVAAIASPLVGRMGDGRHRRLVVAACLGSVVIGCVMAALATSLGPLIFGRALQGLGMAIMPLTMAAARDHMPPAQARNVIAGLSVVGAAGVGLGYPITGLVADHGGVAAAYWLGAGVGAVSLLLGLWVISPPNDDRRTMNLDVIGAFIVAVGLVLVLIPLDKAVDWGWTSAPVLAMFASGIGLLAVWTFHELRTRDPLVDLRLLRHRAVLTANLAGLLMGLTMYILMVVIVQFVQLDSFGLGETIFIAGLTLVPMSVLSGVMSFALPRLQSRFSIRAVMSSGAISVALGALMFGLTATALWQVLVCMALVGIGIGTTFAALPGLIVLAVPAEETGSAMGFYQVSRFFGFALGSGLAVTLLRALGDGGEPTLESYKSTALLIVGLGVATALVTWFLPGRPSAAQRDVDARFQVEDGMLASAGLEDGDRPATTSS
- the mshC gene encoding cysteine--1-D-myo-inosityl 2-amino-2-deoxy-alpha-D-glucopyranoside ligase codes for the protein MRSWTSPAVPSLGDLGFGHGPAVQVHDTASNGLASSDPEGSARLYVCGITPYDATHLGHASTYLAFDLLQRAWLDRGLDVTYTQNVTDVDDPLLERATATGVDWVELAERETQLFRDDMTALRILAPAAYVGAVESIDLVVDLIDKLDEAGAVYRVDDDLYFDVHADADFGTVSGFDEETMLRIFPERGGDPERAGKKHPLDCLLWLAERPGEPSWDTRLGKGRPGWHIECAAIALENLGTAFDVQGGGSDLVFPHHEMSASEASVATHEPFARAYVHAGMVGFEGEKMSKSKGNLVLVSKLRAEGRDPMAIRLALLAHHYRSDWEWFGGEIGEAEERLTAWRTAVERATAPSGEALVAEIRSAMTNDLDAPAALAAIDTWASGSGDDPIAGNTARAAIDALLGVLL
- the corA gene encoding magnesium/cobalt transporter CorA, which codes for MIIDCAVYRDGVRESTEHDTGALEAAIAGLGDDDFLWIGVGNPRTDELERVAGTLGLHPLAVEDALEAHQRPKVERYPDHIFMTLRTVSYSDDDITTHEVNIFMGANFLLTVRHGGPDLKDARKAAETMIEPLSHGPTAALHAVVDSIVDRYEDVAAELEKDVEEVETSVFSNEFSNDSSRIYRLKRETLEFRRAVMPLRDPVERFATTSMPEDARPYFRDIADHLARAAEAIESIDKLLDNALNAHLAQLSVQQNEDMRKLTAGATIFAVPTAIAGIYGMNFVHMPELEWSFGYPMVIVAIAGICSYIYWRFKRSGWL
- a CDS encoding undecaprenyl-diphosphate phosphatase codes for the protein MDFLRAVVLGVIQGLTEFLPISSSAHLAIFPKFFGWDDPGAAYTAVIQIGTELAVVLYFWKDIWTIGSGWVRGVFSHVAREAPEWRMGWFIIIGSMPIVALGIALQDLIDREFRNLWVIGSTLVVLGIVLGIAERVGRKSRPIENLTMRHAILLGFAQAGALVPGVSRSGATISMGLFLGYERAAATRYAFLLAIPAVVGAGIFKLKDIGGENDYGVGPTIVGTVVSFVVGLAVIHWLLKYVSTRSYAPFVAYRIALGALVLTLVAAGVIGASTTVS
- a CDS encoding aldo/keto reductase: MQYRRVGRSGLEVSRLALGTMSWGAAVDAYEAEDQLKTFLDAGGTLVDTAPIYGDGNCEELLGTLLTKTGVRDRIVLAGKAALVHRNGEVERDASRKTLLEQLDLSLRQLGTDHLDLWQIHRWDERTPIEETLSTLEQVVRSGKVTYVGISNFTGWQTSLAHTWLASRPDGLPIVSTQMEYSLLHREPEAEVFAAAEHHGMGVLAWSPLGRGVLTGKYRAGIPADSRAADPGWGDFVSRYLTPAKSAVVEAAARASEGLGVTVAHVSLSWLLARPGVASAIVGARTTAQLQESLASEELDLPPEIVQALDDVSGVSR
- a CDS encoding DUF5703 family protein, with the protein product MIEYEFWNLVIPRTQSRQAVCRLLTDAAEYHGWELERLRKDGSGERTIVLRRKIMRMRSTL
- a CDS encoding M20/M25/M40 family metallo-hydrolase, coding for MGYTPETEVLEICRDLIRIDTSNFGDDSGPGERKAAEYVAASLAEVGIESEIFESESGRASLVARWGNQDSPKPGLLIHGHLDVVPAQADDWSVDPFAAEVVDGYLFGRGAVDMKDFDAMLLSVVRARQRAGAIPDRPITLVFTADEEAGGLLGAHWLVEEHPGLFEGCTEAIGEVGGFSTEIGGQRLYLIESGEKGLGWMRLRSQGTAGHGSMRNTDNAITHLASGLLALGAHEWPAEPGPSMQLLLTKVRELTGSDGTPDELIEHFGPAVRMIGAGIRNTTNATMLQAGYKHNVIPGEAVAYVDGRYLPGHADTFIPTVQGIVGDSITVESYINEAALEYAFEGDLVDAMTVALHSQDPEAHIAPFLMSGGTDAKAWHKLGITSYGFTPLRLPGDLDFTALFHGVDERVPVDALEFGSKVFDEFLNLI
- a CDS encoding SRPBCC family protein, whose amino-acid sequence is MAEIEIVREVRLSAEEAWRRVTDWPAHGRFVPLTKVTRTADGFVARTGVGPIGFDDPMDVVTWNEPSFCRLEKRGRIVKGWAELSVVPNGEGSRVTWREEIRVTGVPRIFDWLVRRSSARLFSRVMDGLLS
- a CDS encoding MoxR family ATPase encodes the protein MRTMPFTSIDDVKAKLAAADYLASDAVATTVFLASELGKPLLVEGPAGVGKTELSRAVADACGADLVRLQCYEGVDEARALYEWNHAKQLLRITAGREETWDEARSDIFSEEFLLPRPLLTAIRNDGPTVLLIDETDKADVEIEGLLLEVLGEFQVTIPELGTIKAEHRPFVVLTSNATRELSEALRRRCLFLHIDFPDPELEQQIIRLKVPELDSTLGDSLIRVINALRAMPLRKAPSVSESIDWARTLVALGADILDDDVVRESLGVILKHQDDLDKATERLNLDEVLGAL
- a CDS encoding VWA domain-containing protein, with the protein product MTETPVAQDLAGRLVEFVGALRSKGIPAGTSETVDAAAVIDVLGMSDRSLLREGLASALVRRGGQRDVFDMTFDLYFPAGVGASQAAREMDEDFDIDDLRDLLAMALAENDLRTLEQVAEIAVDLLGRVGENGPTGGWSAYQTLERLRPQTLLVQAIGQRGMGGGSGPGQGLGQGGDFTERLERDEVRQNIDRFRAMVASEARRRTAELRGRDVVTRHAVRVGSDRIDFLSANRQQLEELGRTVRPLARKLATRLAARRRKAHRGRIDIRRTLRRSMGTGGVPMHPVVAKPHPARPELVLLCDVSGSVSGFSQFTMHLVQAMSGQFSKIRVFAFINAMAEVTDMVKEDSDDLAARIGREARITKWHTSSDYGEAFADFHAEHMTAIGPRTAVLILGDARNNNQDPNLEALHEISQRARRTFWLNPEHSMRWGLGDSIAPTYADIVEMHEVCNVDQLTKFVTRLLPV
- a CDS encoding MFS transporter; the encoded protein is MSSVEQPGTTPDPKRWLALFVIIIAQLMIVLDASIVNIALPSAQEDLGISDADRQWVVTAYTLTFGGFLLLGGRIADYMGRKRTFIVGLLGFAAASALGGIASTAGLLYAARGLQGTFAALMAPAALSLISVTFTETTERAKAFGAYGAVSGGGAAIGLILGGSLTEYASWRWCLGVNVPIALATAAAAVLYVKESKAHGNTKYDIPGAILVTLGLVSLVYGFTEAAKLKFPDTRSTEVLGWTDSSTLTFLGVGVVLLIAFVLWELRTSTPLLPMKVALDRNRGGSYLVFLFIGAGLFAMFLFLTFYFQITLGYSPIKGGFAFLPFSIGIIGTAGVVANLLPKIGPKPIMVAGLISAVIGMLMLTQIDLDTNYWTYVLPSLLFMSIGMACVFIPASSTALIGVGEHDAGVASALLNTSQQVGGSLGVALLNTLYAGAVTGFLADNLAPNADPAKVTGDALIHGYHVAFFWGSMMLVVALVFAVGFINAKKDDIPNESGVPAPA